In the Natronobacterium texcoconense genome, one interval contains:
- a CDS encoding GNAT family N-acetyltransferase: MAGAIVKRGERITLRTLESEDVDVLQHGAGDPEIRHLTGNSKVRSRDELEKTLEDDNVTILLVCLDDPGEPGPVDTDDVRRVGVVSVSEWTRNPRVGFWLRSGVQGEGYGREAAALLVDYVFRSYDTPTVKAKAFEHNEASRGLLESLGFEQEGRLRMNAFVDGEYRDGILYGILREEWE; encoded by the coding sequence ATGGCTGGCGCAATCGTCAAACGTGGGGAGCGAATCACCCTCCGAACGCTCGAGAGCGAAGACGTAGACGTCTTGCAACACGGCGCTGGCGATCCCGAAATCCGACATCTAACCGGGAACTCGAAAGTCCGGAGCCGTGACGAACTCGAGAAGACCCTCGAGGACGACAACGTCACGATCCTGCTGGTCTGTCTCGACGACCCGGGTGAGCCGGGACCGGTCGACACGGACGACGTTCGTCGGGTCGGTGTCGTCTCAGTCTCGGAGTGGACTCGAAACCCGCGAGTCGGCTTCTGGCTCCGTTCGGGGGTACAGGGCGAAGGGTACGGCAGGGAAGCCGCTGCGTTGCTCGTCGATTACGTCTTCCGGTCGTACGACACGCCGACGGTGAAGGCGAAGGCGTTCGAGCACAACGAGGCCTCGCGCGGGCTACTCGAGTCGCTTGGCTTCGAGCAGGAGGGACGACTTCGTATGAATGCCTTCGTCGACGGCGAGTACCGGGACGGGATTCTGTACGGAATCCTTCGCGAGGAG
- a CDS encoding cupredoxin domain-containing protein, with protein sequence MPEGDSTTRRRIIEVAGAAGITALLAGCADEDPEEETPEEDEPAADEDEPEAENDDEEDEAAADDDEENDEDEEDEENDDEDEPIDPDQEILLEGTTDGWTGVEPEAIADEENPTLLLLEGESYEITWENGDGEEHNLEIRDDTYGVVDDYETDLMDEEGETETLEIDEVTDEMVQYLCSVHETEMVGEVAVEAQEDDENEDE encoded by the coding sequence ATGCCCGAAGGTGACAGTACGACCCGTCGACGCATAATCGAAGTGGCTGGCGCTGCTGGCATCACGGCATTGCTCGCCGGCTGTGCCGACGAGGATCCCGAAGAAGAGACACCGGAAGAGGACGAGCCTGCAGCGGACGAAGACGAGCCCGAAGCCGAAAACGACGACGAGGAGGACGAAGCGGCTGCGGATGACGACGAAGAGAACGACGAAGACGAAGAAGACGAAGAGAACGACGACGAAGACGAACCGATCGATCCCGATCAGGAAATCCTCCTCGAGGGAACTACGGACGGGTGGACCGGCGTCGAACCCGAGGCGATCGCCGACGAAGAAAACCCAACGCTGCTCCTGCTGGAAGGCGAGTCTTACGAGATCACCTGGGAGAACGGCGACGGCGAGGAGCACAACCTCGAGATCCGGGACGATACCTACGGAGTCGTCGACGACTACGAGACCGACCTGATGGACGAGGAAGGCGAGACGGAGACGCTCGAGATCGACGAAGTTACCGACGAGATGGTCCAGTATCTGTGTAGCGTCCACGAAACCGAGATGGTCGGTGAGGTGGCGGTCGAGGCACAGGAGGACGACGAAAACGAGGACGAGTAG
- a CDS encoding TM2 domain-containing protein, with the protein MKHCINCGEEIKAEAELCGNCGVNQNASLEGGHGDRDANEKYCTDCGSLIAKQAEVCPECGVRQASHGAGGSSGSSDKVVASIFALFLGGLGAHKFYQGNVKYGVLYLCFFWTFIPALLAFVEAILMLVSDDAEYEQQYADGSILGKI; encoded by the coding sequence ATGAAACACTGCATCAACTGTGGCGAAGAGATCAAAGCGGAAGCGGAACTGTGTGGAAACTGTGGTGTCAACCAGAACGCATCGCTCGAGGGTGGACACGGCGATCGGGACGCAAACGAGAAGTACTGTACGGACTGTGGCTCGCTGATCGCGAAGCAGGCCGAGGTCTGCCCCGAGTGTGGCGTTCGACAGGCTTCCCACGGTGCCGGCGGCAGTTCCGGCAGTTCGGACAAGGTCGTCGCGAGTATCTTTGCACTCTTCCTCGGTGGACTCGGCGCCCACAAGTTCTACCAGGGCAACGTGAAGTACGGCGTGCTGTATCTGTGTTTCTTCTGGACGTTCATCCCTGCACTTCTCGCGTTCGTCGAGGCGATTCTCATGCTGGTCTCGGACGACGCCGAGTACGAACAGCAGTACGCCGACGGCAGCATCCTCGGCAAGATTTAG
- a CDS encoding DUF2085 domain-containing protein: MRVDRSEIRDGLAATWPFLLSHHLPSEWYRCYSPHVFGRQVHICARCLGVYPGIAVGLATYFVAFPSTASVVLTAVLPLPALVDWTLTTFTDRRGYNVVRTVTGGLLGFAYGIGLLAVLLEFDLRIIVVGIAYAIIASVLIYFDQNGK; the protein is encoded by the coding sequence ATGAGAGTCGACCGATCCGAGATTCGAGATGGGCTCGCGGCGACCTGGCCGTTCTTGCTCTCGCATCACCTCCCCTCGGAGTGGTACCGATGTTACTCGCCGCACGTATTCGGGCGGCAAGTCCACATCTGTGCACGCTGTCTCGGGGTGTATCCCGGAATCGCGGTCGGACTTGCCACCTACTTCGTCGCGTTTCCGTCGACCGCTTCGGTAGTACTCACCGCAGTTCTCCCGCTGCCGGCCCTGGTGGACTGGACGCTCACCACCTTTACAGACCGTCGTGGTTACAACGTCGTCCGCACGGTAACTGGTGGATTGCTCGGCTTCGCGTACGGAATCGGTCTATTGGCTGTCTTGCTCGAGTTCGATCTTCGCATTATTGTCGTGGGGATCGCCTACGCAATAATAGCCAGCGTGTTGATATATTTCGACCAGAACGGAAAGTAA